One genomic segment of Amycolatopsis sp. Hca4 includes these proteins:
- a CDS encoding alpha/beta fold hydrolase, translating to MRATIDRLAVPGASLYYEVRGAGPALLIIPSGNGDAAPFVPMAESLADEYTVITYDRRGFSRSPLDGPVGDDRLTEDAHDVGALLRHLAPGPAAVFGSSSGAIVALATLERHPGLVHTVVAHEPPLASVLPDAERWLGFYSELYETYRRDGVDAARKAFRAGMGMETTTKPPRRTELPPAELAEMLGRIRRNHVFWFEHELKPYPAYRPNLRLLKSLASKLVLAGGDARDTFPYRPNTVLAEHTGNAIVHLPGGHVGYVTHPEAFTAALREVVRP from the coding sequence ATGCGAGCCACCATCGACCGACTGGCCGTGCCCGGCGCGAGCCTGTACTACGAGGTCCGCGGCGCCGGCCCGGCGCTGCTGATCATCCCCAGCGGCAACGGCGACGCCGCGCCGTTCGTGCCGATGGCCGAGTCGCTCGCCGACGAGTACACGGTGATCACCTACGACCGGCGCGGGTTCTCGCGCAGCCCGCTCGACGGCCCGGTCGGCGACGACCGGCTCACCGAGGACGCCCACGACGTGGGCGCCCTGCTGCGGCACCTCGCCCCCGGCCCGGCCGCGGTGTTCGGGTCGAGCTCCGGCGCGATCGTCGCGCTCGCCACGCTCGAACGCCACCCCGGCCTGGTGCACACCGTCGTCGCGCACGAGCCGCCGCTGGCGTCGGTGCTGCCGGACGCCGAGCGCTGGCTCGGGTTCTACTCCGAGCTGTACGAGACCTACCGGCGCGACGGCGTCGACGCCGCGCGGAAGGCGTTCCGGGCCGGGATGGGCATGGAGACCACGACGAAACCGCCGCGGCGCACCGAGCTGCCGCCGGCCGAGCTGGCCGAGATGCTCGGGCGCATCCGGCGCAACCACGTGTTCTGGTTCGAGCACGAGCTCAAGCCGTACCCGGCGTACCGGCCGAACCTGCGGCTGCTGAAGTCACTGGCGAGCAAGCTGGTCCTGGCGGGCGGCGACGCGCGCGACACCTTCCCGTACCGGCCCAACACGGTGCTGGCCGAGCACACCGGCAACGCGATCGTGCACCTGCCGGGCGGGCACGTCGGGTACGTCACGCACCCCGAGGCGTTCACCGCGGCGCTGCGGGAGGTCGTCCGGCCCTGA
- a CDS encoding NUDIX hydrolase has translation MAEAADLPVIRQISSRLVYENAWLSVREDGIERPDGSHGIYSVIDRPDFAVVIAGENDGFHLVDQYRYPLLGRYWEFPQGCFPGRRGGDPLELAHRELAEETGLRAASMVPIGRLAAWHGASGQMCTVFLATGLTQGEPDREHEEQDMRHRWCSRAEFESLIRTGEIRDNTTVSSYMLLRLHEEECGTSA, from the coding sequence ATGGCTGAAGCCGCCGATCTCCCGGTGATCCGGCAGATCTCCTCCCGGCTGGTGTACGAGAACGCGTGGCTGAGCGTGCGCGAAGACGGCATCGAGCGCCCCGACGGTTCGCACGGCATCTATTCGGTGATCGACCGTCCCGACTTCGCCGTGGTGATCGCGGGCGAGAACGACGGCTTCCACCTGGTGGACCAGTACCGGTACCCGTTGCTGGGGCGCTACTGGGAGTTCCCGCAGGGGTGCTTCCCCGGCCGCCGCGGCGGCGACCCGCTCGAGCTGGCCCACCGCGAGCTGGCCGAGGAGACCGGCCTGCGGGCGGCCTCGATGGTGCCGATCGGCAGGCTGGCCGCCTGGCACGGCGCCAGCGGCCAGATGTGCACGGTGTTCCTGGCGACCGGCCTGACCCAGGGCGAGCCGGACCGCGAGCACGAGGAGCAGGACATGCGGCACCGGTGGTGCTCGCGCGCGGAGTTCGAGTCCCTCATCCGCACCGGGGAAATCCGGGACAACACGACGGTGTCGTCGTACATGCTGCTGCGCCTGCACGAGGAGGAGTGCGGCACTTCCGCGTGA
- a CDS encoding nucleotide sugar dehydrogenase, giving the protein MRFLPDQDRFRVAVIGFGYVGSCIAATLADRGFDVVGVDTDPRLVDELARGHCRFAEEGLAELIFRGLADGNLRVTTDIAEAAEADVVLIAVGTPVREDGSLAEEQLRGACRALGEHLRPGQLVVLKSTVPPGTTRGIVLSLLEEESGLLGGVDFGLAFTPERLAEGTALRELRTFPIVAGGLGAESEAAAEAFWRRALGVEVIPRDSLEAAEIVKLASNWWIDLNIALANELAMFCALYGVDVLDVITAANTIPKGAGNVNILLPSVGVGGSCLTKDPWMVWRSAERHGLPIRTAPAGREVNAGMPEYTAQLAIDELVRQGKNPTGSKVAVLGLAFKNDTGDLRATPTAGAVKTLAKAGLTVSVYDPLVDPEAAEKLFGVRPAASLEEAVRDADCLAVLAYHRDFHDIDFAALPVAPNCLVLDGRAYYPKEKIAALRAAGYVYRGIGRGDAIPGPPTGTETDR; this is encoded by the coding sequence ATGCGTTTTCTGCCCGACCAAGACCGGTTCCGAGTGGCGGTGATCGGATTCGGCTACGTCGGCTCGTGCATCGCCGCGACGCTGGCCGATCGCGGGTTCGACGTCGTCGGCGTCGACACCGACCCACGCCTGGTGGACGAGCTGGCGCGCGGCCACTGCCGGTTCGCCGAAGAGGGGCTCGCCGAACTGATCTTCCGCGGCCTCGCCGACGGGAACCTGCGCGTCACCACGGACATCGCCGAGGCGGCCGAAGCCGACGTCGTCCTGATCGCCGTCGGCACCCCGGTGCGCGAAGACGGGTCCCTGGCCGAAGAGCAGCTGCGCGGCGCCTGCCGGGCGCTCGGCGAGCACCTGCGGCCGGGACAGCTGGTCGTGCTCAAGAGCACCGTGCCGCCGGGCACCACGCGCGGCATCGTGCTCTCGCTGCTCGAAGAGGAAAGCGGCCTGCTCGGCGGCGTCGACTTCGGGCTGGCCTTCACCCCGGAGCGGCTCGCCGAAGGCACCGCCCTGCGTGAACTGCGGACCTTCCCGATCGTGGCCGGCGGCCTCGGCGCGGAGAGCGAGGCCGCGGCGGAGGCGTTCTGGCGCCGCGCGCTCGGCGTCGAGGTCATCCCGCGGGACTCGCTGGAGGCGGCCGAGATCGTCAAGCTGGCGAGCAACTGGTGGATCGACCTGAACATCGCGCTGGCCAACGAACTCGCCATGTTCTGCGCGCTCTACGGCGTCGACGTGCTCGACGTGATCACCGCGGCGAACACGATCCCCAAGGGCGCGGGCAACGTCAACATCCTGCTGCCCAGTGTCGGCGTCGGCGGCTCCTGCCTGACCAAGGACCCGTGGATGGTGTGGCGCTCGGCCGAGCGCCACGGCCTGCCGATCCGGACCGCGCCCGCCGGCCGGGAGGTCAACGCCGGGATGCCGGAGTACACCGCGCAGCTGGCGATCGACGAGCTGGTGCGCCAGGGCAAGAACCCCACCGGCAGCAAGGTCGCCGTGCTCGGCCTCGCGTTCAAGAACGACACCGGCGACCTGCGGGCCACCCCGACCGCCGGCGCGGTGAAGACGCTCGCCAAGGCCGGGCTCACCGTGTCCGTGTACGACCCGCTGGTCGACCCGGAGGCGGCCGAGAAGCTGTTCGGCGTCCGGCCGGCCGCGAGCCTCGAAGAAGCCGTGCGCGACGCGGACTGCCTCGCGGTGCTGGCCTACCACCGCGACTTCCACGACATCGACTTCGCCGCGCTGCCCGTCGCCCCGAACTGCCTCGTCCTCGACGGCCGCGCCTACTACCCCAAGGAAAAGATCGCCGCGCTGAGGGCCGCCGGATACGTCTACCGCGGCATCGGCCGCGGTGACGCCATCCCGGGCCCGCCGACCGGGACGGAGACCGACCGATGA
- a CDS encoding NAD(P)-dependent oxidoreductase has product MSNPQHAVVTGGSGFVGSHLVERLLDRGDQVTVLDVAPPRVPVEGVRYVTGDLRDPAKLAEAIRPGVGVVYHLAAVVGVDQYLARPLDVIDINYAATRSVLDLALEAGAKVVLASTSEVFGKNPAVPWDEDGDRVLGGTSHDRWSYSSSKALAEHLTFAFARQRGLEATIVRYFNVYGPRQRPAYIVSRSIHRALNRRSLVVYDEGRQTRCFTYVDDAIEGTLRAADHPGSSGQAFNIGSMVETTVGEVVRLVGELTGTTEILDVDTGVKLGASYQDLPRRVPNNAKAAEILGWRPETALRDGLIKTVEWARGADWWLAQDDKGAE; this is encoded by the coding sequence ATGAGCAACCCCCAGCACGCCGTCGTCACCGGCGGCTCCGGCTTCGTCGGGTCGCACCTGGTCGAGCGGCTCCTCGACCGCGGTGACCAGGTGACCGTCCTCGACGTCGCGCCGCCGCGCGTCCCGGTCGAGGGTGTCCGGTACGTGACCGGCGACCTGCGTGACCCCGCGAAGCTGGCCGAGGCGATCCGGCCCGGCGTCGGGGTCGTCTACCACCTGGCCGCCGTCGTCGGCGTCGACCAGTACCTGGCGCGTCCGCTCGACGTCATCGACATCAACTACGCCGCGACGCGGTCCGTGCTCGACCTCGCGCTCGAAGCGGGCGCGAAGGTCGTGCTGGCCAGCACCAGCGAGGTCTTCGGCAAGAATCCCGCGGTGCCGTGGGACGAGGACGGCGACCGGGTGCTCGGTGGCACGTCGCACGACCGGTGGTCCTACTCCTCCAGCAAGGCGCTGGCCGAGCACCTGACGTTCGCCTTCGCGCGCCAGCGCGGGCTCGAGGCGACGATCGTGCGCTACTTCAACGTCTACGGCCCGCGGCAGCGGCCCGCCTACATCGTGAGCCGGTCGATCCACCGCGCACTCAACCGCCGGTCGCTCGTCGTCTACGACGAGGGACGGCAGACCCGCTGCTTCACCTACGTCGACGACGCGATCGAGGGCACGCTGCGCGCCGCCGACCACCCGGGCTCGTCCGGGCAGGCGTTCAACATCGGCAGCATGGTCGAGACCACCGTCGGCGAAGTGGTCCGGCTGGTCGGGGAGCTCACCGGGACGACGGAGATCCTCGACGTCGACACGGGAGTCAAGCTCGGCGCGTCCTACCAGGACCTGCCGCGGCGGGTGCCGAACAACGCCAAGGCGGCCGAAATCCTCGGCTGGCGCCCGGAAACGGCGTTGCGGGACGGGCTGATCAAGACCGTCGAGTGGGCACGCGGCGCGGACTGGTGGCTGGCGCAGGACGACAAGGGCGCGGAGTGA
- a CDS encoding class I SAM-dependent methyltransferase, protein MGTKCRVCGGHVAEFVDLGDQPTANGFLLPHEVENEFRFRLAVGACEACTMVQLMEEVPQELRYHAGYRYQASGSAGHRNHFRADAEWFLANELTGPDPFIVEIGCNDGVMLSTIAEAGIRHLGVEPSGNVADLARAKGVQVLSAFFDAETAAAVRGAHGAADVIFGANTICHIAHVESLFRGIDALLSENGIFVFEEPYLATIIEGMAFDQIYDEHVFYFSAGSVRAMAERFGFELVHAEHIDMHGGEVRYTIARPGARTPSAKLDTLLAEEEAGKLSEPLTFARFGRNVERIRDDLVGLLTHLRDQGKTVVGYGAPGKSSTVTTYCGISTDLIPFVVDSTPGKQGHLLPGSHLPVKPPSAFSEGYPDYAVLFAWNHATEIMAKEQGFRAAGGKWIRFVPEVEVL, encoded by the coding sequence ATGGGTACGAAGTGTCGGGTGTGCGGCGGCCACGTGGCCGAATTCGTCGACCTCGGCGACCAGCCGACGGCGAACGGCTTCCTGCTCCCCCACGAGGTCGAGAACGAGTTCCGCTTCCGGCTCGCGGTCGGGGCGTGCGAGGCCTGCACCATGGTGCAGCTGATGGAGGAGGTGCCCCAGGAGCTGCGCTACCACGCCGGCTACCGGTACCAGGCCTCCGGCTCGGCCGGGCACCGCAACCACTTCCGCGCCGACGCCGAGTGGTTCCTGGCCAACGAGCTCACCGGGCCGGACCCGTTCATCGTCGAGATCGGCTGCAACGACGGCGTGATGCTGTCCACGATCGCCGAGGCCGGTATCCGCCACCTCGGCGTCGAGCCGTCCGGGAACGTCGCCGACCTCGCCCGCGCCAAGGGGGTCCAGGTGCTCTCGGCGTTCTTCGACGCCGAGACCGCAGCCGCCGTCCGCGGGGCGCACGGCGCCGCCGACGTCATCTTCGGCGCCAACACGATCTGCCACATCGCGCACGTGGAATCGCTGTTCCGCGGGATCGACGCGCTGCTGTCCGAGAACGGCATCTTCGTGTTCGAAGAGCCGTACCTCGCCACGATCATCGAAGGCATGGCCTTCGACCAGATCTACGACGAGCACGTGTTCTACTTCAGCGCCGGATCGGTGCGCGCGATGGCCGAGCGCTTCGGCTTCGAACTGGTGCACGCCGAGCACATCGACATGCACGGCGGCGAAGTCCGCTACACGATCGCCCGTCCCGGCGCGCGCACGCCGTCGGCCAAGCTCGACACGCTGCTCGCCGAGGAGGAGGCGGGCAAGCTCTCGGAGCCGCTGACGTTCGCGCGGTTCGGCCGCAACGTCGAGCGGATCCGCGACGACCTCGTGGGGCTGCTGACGCACCTGCGCGACCAGGGCAAGACCGTCGTCGGCTACGGTGCGCCGGGCAAGAGCTCGACGGTGACGACGTACTGCGGCATCTCGACGGACCTGATCCCGTTCGTCGTCGACTCGACGCCGGGCAAGCAGGGCCACCTGCTGCCGGGCTCGCACCTGCCGGTGAAGCCGCCGTCGGCGTTCTCCGAAGGCTACCCGGACTACGCGGTGCTGTTCGCGTGGAACCACGCCACCGAGATCATGGCCAAGGAGCAGGGTTTCCGCGCCGCGGGTGGCAAGTGGATCCGGTTCGTCCCCGAGGTCGAAGTGCTCTGA
- a CDS encoding nucleotide disphospho-sugar-binding domain-containing protein has translation MRVLFTVYPNSLAHLYPVVPLAWALQSAGHEVRVAAHHSAAEMIIKTGLTPVQLGDPDQRPVRLTDDCAPPHHQDLVNRYADVMGLSPEGREHWIVFYQWLLQPTSDYVRLDRQEAEDLIEFAKVWQPDLISWDATIPASAVAAKVCGAAHTRLLIGHDMFAWSLDRLAENKEALVAAGLDPNPLATLIRPLAEKYGFEVDDELLVGNFSIETMLEGLRLPTSTKKLPMRHVPYVDPEVLPPWLYQRPELTRCECCGRKNRRRVALSLGESTRRFIKGDWDRAPKILKALGQLDDLEIVATLDKAQLVDVEEIPPNVKVIDWVNLPHLLPTCSALIHHGGIGTYSSAVAHKVPQLVCDVEGVSLLMRLVEDGGDVHKPGTYRVGWEFDEREEGAPDAATAHWELPAKKVESTVVSDFVISTGAGVRLDHRAKTVEEIRDLVWAVATDQRYQHAAHALHDDWLAMPSPSDIIPDLEKLIVQHRRR, from the coding sequence ATGCGAGTCCTTTTCACCGTCTACCCGAACTCACTGGCGCACCTCTACCCGGTGGTACCGCTGGCGTGGGCGCTGCAGAGCGCGGGGCACGAAGTCCGCGTGGCCGCGCACCACAGCGCGGCGGAGATGATCATCAAGACGGGCCTCACGCCGGTCCAGCTCGGTGACCCCGACCAGCGGCCGGTGCGCCTCACCGACGACTGCGCCCCGCCGCACCACCAGGACCTCGTGAACCGCTACGCGGACGTGATGGGCCTGTCGCCCGAGGGCCGCGAGCACTGGATCGTGTTCTACCAGTGGCTGCTGCAGCCGACGTCGGACTACGTGCGGCTGGACCGCCAGGAGGCCGAGGACCTGATCGAGTTCGCCAAGGTCTGGCAGCCCGACCTGATCTCGTGGGACGCCACCATCCCGGCCAGCGCCGTCGCGGCGAAGGTCTGCGGCGCGGCGCACACGCGGCTGCTGATCGGGCACGACATGTTCGCCTGGTCGCTCGACCGGCTGGCCGAGAACAAGGAGGCCCTCGTGGCCGCCGGCCTCGACCCGAACCCGCTCGCCACGCTGATCCGCCCGCTGGCCGAGAAGTACGGCTTCGAGGTCGACGACGAGCTGCTGGTCGGCAACTTCAGCATCGAGACGATGCTGGAAGGCCTGCGCCTGCCGACGAGCACGAAGAAGCTGCCGATGCGGCACGTGCCCTACGTCGACCCCGAGGTGCTGCCGCCGTGGCTGTACCAGCGCCCCGAACTGACCCGCTGCGAGTGCTGCGGCCGCAAGAACCGCCGTCGCGTGGCGCTCTCGCTCGGCGAGTCGACGCGCCGGTTCATCAAGGGCGACTGGGACCGCGCCCCGAAGATCCTCAAGGCCCTCGGCCAGCTGGACGACCTCGAGATCGTGGCGACGCTGGACAAGGCGCAGCTGGTCGACGTCGAGGAGATCCCGCCGAACGTCAAGGTCATCGACTGGGTCAACCTGCCGCACCTGCTGCCGACCTGCTCGGCGCTGATCCACCACGGCGGCATCGGCACGTACTCCTCGGCGGTGGCGCACAAGGTCCCGCAGCTGGTCTGCGACGTCGAGGGCGTGTCCCTGCTGATGCGCCTGGTCGAGGACGGTGGTGACGTCCACAAGCCGGGCACCTACCGCGTCGGCTGGGAGTTCGACGAGCGCGAAGAGGGCGCGCCCGACGCGGCGACGGCCCACTGGGAGCTGCCGGCGAAGAAGGTCGAGTCCACGGTGGTCTCGGACTTCGTCATCTCGACCGGCGCGGGCGTCCGCCTCGACCACCGCGCCAAGACGGTCGAGGAGATCCGCGACCTGGTCTGGGCGGTCGCCACGGACCAGCGCTACCAGCACGCGGCCCACGCCCTGCACGACGACTGGCTGGCGATGCCGAGCCCGAGCGACATCATCCCGGACCTGGAGAAGCTGATCGTCCAGCACCGCCGTCGCTGA
- a CDS encoding O-methyltransferase — translation MSTFSFLDEKTIAYVVSSCTQPDAVVSSLIEDTAKVGELAEMLTPIEQAGFLHLIAKLVAPKTVIDVGTFTGLSSLAFARGLAPGGKVITCDVTEDWVGIARKHWELAGVADRIEFKLGPGRKTLPGLVGEGEADLVFIDADKTSYPYYIDAVTPMLRSGGLLILDNVLLHGTVAAPEEVEEDLPRYAAEVVAGVNAKLAVDERFDTVMLPIADGVTLARKK, via the coding sequence ATGAGTACGTTCAGTTTCCTGGACGAAAAAACGATCGCCTACGTGGTCAGTTCGTGCACGCAACCGGACGCGGTGGTGAGCAGCCTGATCGAGGACACCGCGAAGGTCGGTGAACTGGCGGAGATGCTGACGCCGATCGAGCAGGCCGGCTTCCTGCACCTGATCGCGAAGCTGGTCGCGCCGAAGACGGTGATCGACGTCGGGACGTTCACCGGGCTGTCCTCACTGGCCTTCGCGCGCGGGCTCGCGCCCGGCGGCAAGGTGATCACCTGTGACGTGACCGAGGACTGGGTCGGCATCGCCCGCAAGCACTGGGAGCTGGCCGGCGTCGCCGACCGGATCGAGTTCAAGCTCGGCCCCGGCCGCAAGACCCTGCCCGGCCTGGTCGGCGAAGGCGAAGCGGACCTGGTGTTCATCGACGCGGACAAGACGTCGTACCCGTACTACATCGACGCCGTCACGCCGATGCTGCGCTCGGGCGGCCTGCTCATCCTGGACAACGTGCTGCTGCACGGAACCGTCGCGGCGCCGGAAGAAGTCGAAGAGGACCTCCCCCGCTACGCCGCCGAAGTCGTCGCCGGCGTCAACGCCAAGCTCGCCGTCGACGAGCGGTTCGACACGGTGATGCTGCCGATCGCCGACGGCGTCACGCTCGCCCGCAAGAAGTGA
- a CDS encoding 4-hydroxyphenylacetate 3-hydroxylase family protein, with amino-acid sequence MNDSRPARPLTGAEYIESLRDDRVVYINGERVKDVTEHVAFRNPIRMTARLYDALHDPKYRDVLTAPTDTGNGGYTHRFFRTPHSVEDLVADQQAIAAWARMSYGWMGRSPDYKASFLGTLGANAEFYAPFEENAKRWYRESQEKVLYWNHALVHPPVDRKRSPDEVRDVFVHVEKETDAGLVVSGAKVVATGSALTHYNFIAHYGLPIKRREFALVATIPMDAKGMKLICRPSYTSMANTIGSPFDYPLSSRLDENDTILVLDKVLIPWENVFIYGDIGKVQTFTGQSGFIERSTFQGCTRLAVKLEFIAGLIAKALEITGTEDFRGVQTRLGEVLAWRNLFWGLSDAAARNPVPWRDGALLPNPAYGLAYRWFTQVGYARIREIVLQDVASALIYINSSAEDFKNPEIRGYLDTYVRGSNGIGAETRVKVMKLLWDAVGTEFGGRHELYERNYAGSHENTRIELLFGQVASGDVDDYKRFVETCLNEYDLDGWTVPDMTR; translated from the coding sequence ATGAACGACAGCCGTCCGGCCCGGCCGCTGACCGGTGCGGAGTACATCGAAAGCCTGCGCGACGACCGCGTGGTCTACATCAACGGCGAGCGCGTCAAGGACGTCACCGAGCACGTGGCGTTCCGCAACCCGATCCGGATGACCGCACGGCTGTACGACGCCCTGCACGACCCGAAGTACCGGGACGTGCTCACCGCGCCGACCGACACCGGCAACGGCGGCTACACCCACCGGTTCTTCCGCACCCCGCACAGCGTCGAGGACCTGGTGGCCGACCAGCAGGCGATCGCCGCGTGGGCGCGGATGAGCTACGGCTGGATGGGCCGCAGCCCGGACTACAAGGCGTCGTTCCTCGGCACGCTCGGCGCGAACGCCGAGTTCTACGCGCCGTTCGAGGAGAACGCCAAGCGCTGGTACCGCGAGTCGCAGGAAAAGGTCCTCTACTGGAACCACGCGCTGGTCCACCCGCCGGTGGACCGCAAGCGCTCGCCGGACGAGGTCCGCGACGTGTTCGTCCACGTGGAGAAGGAAACCGACGCCGGGCTGGTGGTCAGCGGCGCGAAGGTCGTCGCGACCGGCTCCGCGCTGACGCACTACAACTTCATCGCGCACTACGGGCTGCCGATCAAGAGGCGCGAGTTCGCGCTGGTGGCCACCATCCCCATGGACGCCAAGGGGATGAAGCTGATCTGCCGCCCGTCCTACACGTCGATGGCCAACACGATCGGGTCGCCGTTCGACTACCCGCTTTCGTCGCGGCTGGACGAGAACGACACGATCCTGGTGCTGGACAAGGTCCTCATCCCGTGGGAAAACGTTTTCATCTACGGGGACATCGGCAAGGTCCAGACCTTCACCGGGCAGTCGGGGTTCATCGAGCGGTCGACGTTCCAGGGCTGCACCCGGCTGGCGGTGAAGCTGGAGTTCATCGCCGGCCTGATCGCCAAGGCGCTGGAGATCACCGGTACCGAGGACTTCCGCGGGGTGCAGACCCGCCTCGGCGAGGTGCTGGCCTGGCGGAACCTGTTCTGGGGCCTGTCGGACGCCGCGGCGCGCAACCCCGTGCCGTGGCGCGACGGCGCGCTGCTGCCGAACCCGGCGTACGGCCTGGCCTACCGCTGGTTCACGCAGGTCGGCTACGCCCGCATCCGCGAGATCGTGCTGCAGGACGTCGCCAGTGCGTTGATCTACATCAACTCCAGCGCCGAGGACTTCAAGAACCCGGAGATCCGCGGCTACCTGGACACCTACGTCCGCGGTTCGAACGGCATCGGAGCCGAGACCCGCGTCAAGGTGATGAAGCTGCTCTGGGACGCCGTGGGCACGGAGTTCGGCGGCCGGCACGAGCTCTACGAGCGCAACTACGCCGGCAGCCACGAGAACACCCGGATCGAGCTGCTGTTCGGGCAGGTCGCCTCGGGTGACGTCGACGACTACAAGCGGTTCGTCGAGACGTGCCTGAACGAATACGACCTCGACGGCTGGACCGTTCCCGACATGACCCGGTGA
- a CDS encoding cytochrome P450, protein MSAEDAPRVPLEATELTDPPKLLAKLGTDRPIHKVSMPDGMPAWLVTGYREARRALSDPRLARSDKVADPTLKPYLALYNDDFFRHSMVFNDRPDHTRMKKLVSQAFTPRYMENLRPRVQEITDRLLAAVAASGTAEVVEDLAIPLPNEVICEWFGVPMSDRAEFREYCGIVTGLGEVTDQNDIFQAGRWFDEYLTKLISQRKETAGEDMISAILSGQEGNATLSDIELRSNIFLMLIGSVETAVNMIANGILALLRNPEQLAKLRANPDLVPKAIEEILRVDPPVVTVTYHFAKAEVTIGDVTVQPGEHVAISLTATNYDARDFPEPGKFDLERQTPHLAFSHGIHFCLGAPLARLEGEIFFKSLLAKFSDIRLAIPESDLGWKPSYFVHRLNELPIRLTESSAAAAA, encoded by the coding sequence ATGTCCGCTGAAGACGCCCCGCGCGTGCCGCTCGAGGCCACCGAACTGACCGACCCGCCGAAGCTGCTGGCCAAGCTCGGCACCGACCGGCCGATCCACAAGGTGTCGATGCCCGACGGCATGCCGGCCTGGCTGGTGACGGGCTACCGCGAAGCGCGGCGCGCCCTGTCGGACCCGCGCCTGGCCCGCAGCGACAAGGTCGCCGACCCGACGCTGAAGCCGTACCTGGCGCTGTACAACGACGACTTCTTCCGCCACTCCATGGTGTTCAACGACCGGCCGGACCACACCCGGATGAAGAAGCTGGTCTCGCAGGCGTTCACCCCGCGGTACATGGAGAACCTGCGTCCGCGGGTGCAGGAGATCACCGACCGGCTGCTGGCCGCGGTGGCCGCCAGCGGAACCGCGGAGGTCGTCGAAGACCTCGCCATCCCGCTGCCCAACGAGGTCATCTGCGAGTGGTTCGGTGTCCCGATGTCCGACCGCGCGGAGTTCCGCGAGTACTGCGGGATCGTCACCGGCCTCGGCGAGGTGACCGACCAGAACGACATCTTCCAGGCCGGCCGCTGGTTCGACGAATACCTGACGAAGCTGATCTCGCAGCGCAAGGAAACCGCGGGCGAGGACATGATCTCGGCCATCCTGTCGGGCCAGGAGGGCAACGCGACGCTGTCGGACATCGAGCTGCGGTCCAACATCTTCCTGATGCTGATCGGCTCGGTCGAGACGGCGGTCAACATGATCGCCAACGGCATCCTGGCGCTGCTGCGCAACCCGGAGCAGCTGGCCAAGCTGCGGGCGAACCCGGACCTGGTGCCGAAGGCGATCGAGGAGATCCTGCGGGTCGACCCGCCGGTGGTGACGGTGACCTACCACTTCGCCAAGGCGGAGGTCACCATCGGCGACGTCACGGTCCAGCCGGGCGAGCACGTGGCCATCTCGCTGACCGCGACGAACTACGACGCGCGGGACTTCCCGGAGCCGGGCAAGTTCGACCTCGAGCGCCAGACGCCGCACCTGGCCTTCAGCCACGGCATCCACTTCTGCCTGGGCGCCCCGCTGGCCCGGCTGGAGGGCGAGATCTTCTTCAAGAGCCTGCTGGCGAAGTTCTCGGACATCCGGCTGGCGATCCCGGAGTCGGACCTCGGCTGGAAGCCCAGCTACTTCGTGCACCGCCTCAACGAGCTGCCCATCCGCCTGACGGAGTCCTCCGCCGCGGCGGCCGCGTAG